From Salipiger profundus, a single genomic window includes:
- a CDS encoding GNAT family N-acetyltransferase, whose amino-acid sequence MLGRRRRLRLDTERLLLRPPQHGDFNAWVSLRMESRGYLTPWEPSWAADHLTRRAFTNRVYWANRSIQGGTAVPLFIFRREDEQLLGAITLDNIRRGPAQSGVLGYWTGQPFARQGFMRESIAAIVHHAFERLDLSRIEAACLPENVPSRGLLERSGFKYEGVAQSYLQINGRWRTHVLYACLRNDRRGKTQVG is encoded by the coding sequence ATGCTGGGACGGCGGCGCAGGTTACGGCTCGACACCGAGCGGCTGCTCCTGCGGCCGCCGCAGCACGGTGATTTCAACGCGTGGGTCTCGCTGCGCATGGAGAGCCGCGGCTACCTGACCCCATGGGAGCCCTCCTGGGCCGCCGACCACCTGACCCGCCGGGCGTTCACCAACCGGGTCTACTGGGCGAACCGGTCGATCCAGGGCGGCACCGCGGTGCCGCTCTTCATCTTCCGGCGCGAGGACGAGCAGCTGCTGGGCGCGATCACGCTCGACAACATCCGGCGCGGTCCGGCGCAGTCGGGGGTGCTGGGCTACTGGACGGGCCAGCCCTTCGCGCGGCAGGGCTTCATGCGCGAGAGCATCGCCGCCATCGTGCACCACGCCTTCGAGCGGCTCGACCTCAGCCGCATCGAGGCCGCCTGCCTGCCCGAGAACGTGCCGTCGCGCGGGCTGCTCGAACGCTCGGGCTTCAAGTACGAGGGCGTCGCGCAGAGCTACCTGCAGATCAATGGCCGCTGGCGCACCCACGTGCTCTATGCCTGCCTGCGCAACGACCGGCGCGGCAAGACGCAGGTCGGCTAG
- a CDS encoding MBL fold metallo-hydrolase — protein MPCPRPALTSLVPTSLALILALLLPVPPAAAQESRRPSHCIAIADATPGLQYLHKAAWTDPVPDYSVRIHYIAHASFMIQTRGGIEAVTDYNGFLGNADFIPDVVTMNHAHGTHWTGSPDPAIPHVLEGWGAFGEGIEHHLDLGEMLIRNVSTDIRSAYGGTEERGNSIFVFEVEGLCIGHVGHLHHEPNDAQYAALGRLDVVMVPVDGGYTMSLDAMLRVVERLKSSIIIPMHWFSGYSLEQFLGGLPEGFAVDRRSGPELVVSLRDLPPRPTVTVLQPAYLAD, from the coding sequence ATGCCGTGCCCCCGCCCTGCCCTGACCAGCCTTGTCCCGACCAGCCTTGCCCTGATCCTCGCCCTGCTGCTGCCCGTCCCGCCCGCCGCCGCGCAGGAGAGCCGCCGCCCATCGCATTGCATCGCCATCGCCGATGCCACGCCGGGCCTGCAGTACCTGCACAAGGCCGCATGGACCGATCCGGTGCCCGACTACTCGGTGCGCATCCATTACATCGCGCACGCCAGTTTCATGATCCAGACGCGCGGCGGGATCGAGGCGGTGACCGACTACAACGGCTTTCTCGGCAACGCCGACTTCATCCCCGACGTGGTCACCATGAACCACGCCCACGGCACCCACTGGACCGGCAGCCCGGACCCGGCGATTCCGCATGTGCTGGAGGGCTGGGGCGCCTTCGGCGAGGGGATCGAGCATCACCTCGACCTTGGTGAAATGCTGATCCGCAACGTTTCGACCGACATCCGCTCGGCCTACGGCGGCACCGAGGAGCGCGGCAATTCGATCTTCGTCTTCGAGGTCGAGGGGCTCTGTATCGGCCACGTCGGCCACCTGCACCACGAGCCGAACGATGCGCAATACGCGGCCCTCGGCCGGCTCGACGTGGTCATGGTACCGGTCGACGGCGGCTATACCATGTCGCTCGACGCGATGCTGCGGGTGGTCGAACGGCTGAAGAGTTCGATCATCATCCCGATGCACTGGTTCTCCGGCTACTCGCTCGAGCAGTTTCTCGGCGGCCTGCCCGAGGGCTTCGCCGTCGACCGCCGCAGCGGGCCCGAGCTGGTGGTAAGCCTGCGCGACCTGCCGCCCCGCCCCACCGTCACGGTGCTGCAACCGGCCTATCTCGCGGACTGA
- a CDS encoding FAD-binding oxidoreductase — protein sequence MTLIPADDAFAETLAARLPEGTLRRAEPRHLEEPRGRWRGSSQWVALPRSAEDVSEIVRACNAARVGIVPLAGGTGLVGGQVAPDAPAPLLVSMERMTAIRAVYPQENVLVAEAGAVLADVQAAAQKAERLFALSLASEGTARIGGLLSTNAGGVNVLRYGNARDQVLGLEAVLPDGSLWHGLKRLRKDNTGYDLRHLLIGAEGTLGLITAASLKLAPIPAATGTALFTVTDPAAALDLLALARDQLGEGISAFELISRQGLDFLSETVPDVRQPWDSPPDWCVLIELGLARGLDPAGALETLFASAHEAGLVSDALVAQSEQQRSDFWAIRERIPEANRAIGAISSHDISVPLGAIPEFIARGTPAIAALGDFRINCFGHLGDGNLHYNVFPVPGRSREDHVDQREDIKRTVHDLVHEMGGSVSAEHGIGRLKVDDLERYGDPAKLAAMRAIKAALDPNGIMNPGAVLRQQALR from the coding sequence ATGACCCTGATCCCCGCCGACGACGCCTTTGCCGAGACCCTTGCCGCGCGGCTGCCAGAGGGCACCCTGCGCCGTGCCGAGCCGCGCCATCTCGAGGAGCCGCGCGGCCGCTGGCGGGGCAGTTCGCAATGGGTCGCCCTGCCCCGCAGCGCCGAGGACGTGTCGGAGATCGTGCGCGCCTGCAACGCGGCTCGGGTCGGCATCGTGCCGCTCGCGGGCGGCACCGGGCTGGTCGGTGGCCAGGTGGCCCCCGATGCGCCGGCGCCGCTGCTGGTCTCGATGGAGCGGATGACCGCGATCCGCGCCGTCTACCCGCAGGAGAACGTGCTCGTGGCCGAGGCCGGCGCCGTGCTCGCCGACGTGCAGGCGGCCGCGCAGAAGGCGGAGCGGCTGTTCGCGTTGTCGCTCGCCTCGGAAGGCACGGCGCGGATCGGCGGGCTGCTGTCGACCAACGCCGGCGGGGTGAACGTGCTGCGCTACGGCAACGCCCGCGACCAGGTGCTGGGGCTCGAGGCGGTGCTGCCCGACGGCAGCCTGTGGCACGGGCTGAAACGGCTGCGCAAGGACAACACCGGCTACGACCTGCGCCACCTGCTGATCGGTGCCGAGGGCACCCTTGGGCTCATCACCGCCGCCTCGCTGAAGCTCGCGCCGATCCCGGCGGCGACCGGCACCGCGCTCTTCACCGTGACCGACCCGGCGGCGGCGCTCGACCTGCTGGCGCTGGCCCGCGACCAACTCGGCGAGGGCATCAGCGCCTTCGAGCTGATCTCGCGGCAGGGGCTCGACTTCCTGTCGGAAACCGTGCCCGACGTGCGCCAGCCATGGGACAGCCCGCCCGACTGGTGCGTGCTGATCGAGCTGGGCCTCGCGCGCGGGCTCGATCCGGCCGGCGCGCTCGAGACGCTGTTTGCCAGCGCCCACGAGGCCGGGCTGGTGTCGGACGCGCTGGTGGCGCAGTCCGAGCAACAGCGCTCCGATTTCTGGGCGATCCGCGAGCGCATCCCCGAAGCGAACCGGGCCATCGGCGCGATCTCCTCGCATGACATCTCGGTGCCGCTCGGCGCCATCCCCGAGTTCATCGCACGCGGCACCCCGGCCATCGCGGCGCTCGGCGATTTCCGCATCAACTGCTTCGGCCATCTCGGCGACGGCAACCTGCATTACAACGTCTTCCCGGTGCCGGGCCGCAGCCGCGAGGATCACGTCGACCAGCGCGAGGATATCAAGCGGACCGTGCATGACCTCGTGCACGAGATGGGCGGCTCGGTCAGCGCCGAGCACGGGATCGGGCGGCTCAAGGTCGACGATCTCGAACGCTATGGCGACCCGGCGAAGCTTGCCGCGATGCGGGCGATCAAGGCCGCGCTCGATCCGAACGGCATCATGAACCCCGGGGCGGTGCTGCGGCAGCAGGCCCTGCGCTAG
- a CDS encoding lytic transglycosylase domain-containing protein — MLRIMGFAALLAVFGAGSLPAESPPPFPEFSAKRVTPPKPGTKKRITVQIAPAPVRPAVAVPTPDAGGGATAKGRATGMGSYAWFWDVVSPALSESGPGRLEPALVRLATPPQGQGVAAPRLADLQRLAAAHGVDLLKATVGTRVSPAFALAVMAVESGGRADAQSGAGAQGLMQLMPATAARFGVSDAFDPADNIQGGVAFLDFLMETFDGDPIMVLAGYNAGENAIPKHEGVPPYSETRDYVPKVLAAFKVARLLCLTPPQLISDGCVFRTPSTMAAN; from the coding sequence ATGTTGCGTATCATGGGTTTTGCGGCCCTTCTGGCCGTGTTCGGGGCAGGTTCCCTGCCGGCGGAGTCGCCGCCGCCATTCCCGGAATTCTCGGCAAAGCGCGTGACCCCGCCGAAGCCGGGCACGAAGAAGCGCATCACCGTGCAGATCGCACCGGCCCCGGTTCGGCCCGCCGTCGCTGTTCCCACCCCCGACGCCGGGGGCGGTGCAACGGCCAAGGGGCGGGCCACGGGTATGGGCTCCTACGCATGGTTCTGGGACGTGGTGTCGCCGGCGCTTTCCGAAAGCGGACCGGGGCGGCTCGAACCGGCGCTCGTGCGGCTCGCGACGCCGCCGCAGGGGCAGGGGGTGGCCGCGCCGCGACTGGCGGACCTGCAACGCCTCGCCGCCGCGCACGGGGTGGACCTGTTGAAAGCCACGGTCGGCACGCGGGTGTCACCGGCCTTTGCGCTCGCGGTGATGGCGGTCGAATCCGGCGGCCGGGCCGACGCCCAGAGCGGCGCCGGCGCGCAGGGCCTCATGCAGCTCATGCCGGCGACGGCCGCGCGCTTCGGGGTGTCCGATGCCTTCGATCCGGCCGACAACATCCAGGGCGGCGTCGCCTTTCTCGATTTCCTGATGGAGACCTTCGACGGCGACCCGATCATGGTGCTGGCGGGCTACAACGCGGGCGAGAACGCGATTCCGAAGCACGAGGGCGTGCCGCCCTACTCGGAGACCCGAGACTACGTGCCCAAGGTGCTCGCCGCGTTCAAGGTGGCGCGGCTGCTCTGCCTGACGCCGCCGCAGCTCATCTCGGACGGCTGCGTGTTCCGAACTCCCAGCACGATGGCCGCCAACTAG
- a CDS encoding Flp family type IVb pilin, whose protein sequence is MLNFIKNFRNDEDGAVTVDWVVLTAAVVAMAIGAYTTIANNSDAMIGAAGTAIQGEGTALFGADYTPPPADG, encoded by the coding sequence ATGCTGAACTTCATCAAAAACTTCCGCAACGACGAAGACGGTGCAGTGACGGTTGACTGGGTCGTGCTGACCGCAGCCGTGGTCGCCATGGCCATCGGCGCCTACACCACCATCGCCAACAACTCGGACGCCATGATCGGCGCTGCCGGCACCGCGATCCAGGGCGAGGGCACCGCTCTCTTCGGCGCAGACTACACCCCGCCGCCCGCCGACGGCTGA
- a CDS encoding Flp family type IVb pilin, whose protein sequence is MLNFIKNFRNDEDGAVTVDWVVLTAAVVAMAIGAYTTIANNSDAMIGAAGTAIQGEGTALFGADYTPPPADG, encoded by the coding sequence ATGCTGAACTTCATCAAAAACTTCCGCAACGACGAAGACGGTGCAGTGACGGTTGACTGGGTCGTGCTGACCGCGGCCGTCGTTGCCATGGCCATCGGCGCCTACACCACCATCGCCAACAACTCGGACGCCATGATCGGCGCTGCCGGCACCGCGATCCAGGGTGAGGGCACCGCCCTCTTCGGCGCAGACTACACCCCGCCGCCCGCCGACGGCTGA
- the cpaB gene encoding Flp pilus assembly protein CpaB, with protein MRLVFGLVLIAGLGLAGFAVHLAQKQFGAYQNALRHEREKAVQVVPTQQIYVANRKLNHGHVLTREDVRLAPWPTEILPKGIFDAKTPLFAEGAEPRVVMQAMDRFDAVLASRVSEPGGDAGLTSRLDKGQRAFAIKVDVATGVSGFLRPGDRVDIYWTGRMPGGDPNLPRGDVTRLIQTGVRLIAIDQASVISSSSPTIARTVTVAVSPQQVAGLAQAQSTGRLSLSLMAADDETVADVIEMDQRELLGLVAQEQQVEKAAPEVCSTRVRRGSDVVEIPIPCTN; from the coding sequence ATGCGACTGGTATTCGGACTTGTGCTGATCGCCGGCCTTGGTCTGGCCGGCTTTGCCGTTCACCTCGCACAGAAGCAGTTCGGCGCCTATCAGAACGCGCTTCGCCACGAACGCGAGAAGGCGGTGCAGGTGGTTCCGACACAGCAGATCTACGTCGCGAACCGCAAGCTCAATCATGGCCATGTCCTCACCAGGGAGGATGTCCGCCTGGCGCCCTGGCCGACCGAGATCCTGCCGAAGGGCATCTTTGACGCCAAGACCCCCCTGTTTGCCGAGGGTGCGGAGCCGCGCGTCGTGATGCAGGCAATGGACAGGTTCGACGCCGTTCTCGCCAGCCGCGTGAGCGAGCCCGGCGGCGACGCGGGCCTGACCTCGCGTCTCGACAAGGGCCAGCGCGCCTTTGCCATCAAGGTCGATGTCGCCACGGGCGTCTCGGGCTTCCTGCGGCCCGGCGACCGCGTCGACATCTACTGGACCGGCCGGATGCCCGGCGGCGACCCGAACCTGCCACGCGGCGACGTGACCCGGCTGATCCAGACCGGCGTCCGGCTGATCGCCATCGACCAGGCCTCGGTCATCTCGAGCAGCAGCCCCACCATCGCGCGCACCGTCACCGTGGCCGTGAGCCCGCAGCAGGTCGCCGGGCTCGCGCAGGCGCAGAGCACCGGGCGGCTGTCGCTCTCGCTTATGGCCGCCGACGACGAAACCGTCGCCGACGTGATCGAGATGGACCAGCGCGAGCTCCTGGGGCTTGTCGCGCAGGAGCAGCAGGTCGAAAAGGCGGCGCCCGAGGTCTGCTCGACCCGGGTGCGCCGTGGCTCCGACGTGGTCGAGATCCCGATCCCCTGCACCAACTGA
- a CDS encoding type II and III secretion system protein family protein, with protein MTFDKCIKAALLGLGLALSPVALTAQADNLRVVRTGTESVLSVPMNRAVVVESDTPFAELSIANPAIADISSLSERTIYVLGKTPGMTTLTILDANGRLITNVDVRVAADVTEFKERLRQILPNERIEVRTANDGIVLSGTVSSAQKLQRALDLAQRYAPERVSNLMVVGGVQQVMLKVRFAEMQRSVAKALRSSIALGGTIFGDDVDLATETGTWLSGNNGLGNPVEVSGDDQGATLIGFGAGNLEVGILLEALESKGVSRTLAEPNLTALSGQEAKFLAGGEYPIPVSQGDGGISVEYKPFGVQLNFIPRVIDGDLINLELSGAVSSIDSANGVVLDSISVDAFRRREISTTVEMRDGESFAVAGLLQDDFRDLNGQVPWLGDIPVLGALFRSAEYQREQSELVIIVTPHLVTPTRGEALALPTDRVRPPSEKDLFLYGRTASDTSRPTSGGAAEVAKQDFTGSYGYVMD; from the coding sequence ATGACATTTGACAAGTGCATCAAGGCAGCCCTGCTCGGGCTGGGCCTGGCTCTGAGCCCTGTCGCGCTCACCGCCCAGGCCGATAATTTGCGAGTTGTCCGCACCGGCACCGAGAGCGTGCTGAGCGTTCCGATGAACCGCGCGGTCGTCGTCGAAAGCGATACCCCCTTCGCGGAGCTGTCGATCGCCAACCCCGCGATCGCCGACATCTCCTCGCTCTCCGAGCGGACGATCTACGTGCTGGGCAAGACGCCCGGCATGACCACGCTCACCATCCTCGACGCCAACGGGCGGCTCATCACCAATGTCGACGTGCGCGTCGCCGCCGATGTCACCGAGTTCAAGGAGCGCCTGCGCCAGATCCTGCCCAACGAGCGGATCGAGGTGCGCACCGCCAACGACGGCATCGTGCTGTCCGGCACGGTCTCGAGCGCCCAGAAGCTGCAGCGCGCGCTCGATCTGGCGCAGCGCTACGCCCCCGAGCGGGTCTCGAACCTGATGGTCGTGGGTGGCGTGCAGCAGGTGATGCTCAAGGTCCGCTTCGCCGAGATGCAGCGCTCGGTGGCCAAGGCGCTCCGGTCCTCCATCGCGCTTGGCGGCACGATCTTCGGCGACGACGTCGACCTTGCCACCGAGACCGGGACCTGGCTCAGCGGCAACAACGGCCTGGGCAACCCCGTCGAGGTTTCCGGCGACGACCAGGGCGCCACGCTGATCGGTTTCGGCGCCGGCAACCTCGAGGTCGGCATCCTGCTCGAGGCGCTCGAGAGCAAGGGCGTGTCGCGCACGCTGGCCGAGCCGAACCTGACCGCCCTGTCCGGGCAGGAGGCGAAATTCCTCGCCGGTGGCGAATACCCGATTCCGGTGTCGCAGGGCGATGGCGGCATCAGCGTCGAATACAAGCCCTTCGGCGTGCAGCTCAACTTCATCCCGCGAGTCATCGACGGCGACCTCATCAATCTCGAGCTGTCGGGCGCCGTGTCATCCATCGACAGCGCGAACGGCGTTGTGCTCGACTCGATCAGCGTCGATGCCTTCCGGCGCCGCGAGATCTCGACCACCGTCGAGATGCGTGACGGCGAGAGCTTCGCCGTGGCCGGCCTGCTGCAGGACGACTTCCGCGATCTCAACGGCCAGGTGCCGTGGCTCGGCGACATCCCCGTGCTCGGCGCGCTGTTCCGCAGCGCCGAATACCAGCGCGAGCAGTCCGAGCTGGTCATCATCGTGACGCCGCACCTCGTGACCCCCACCCGGGGCGAGGCGCTGGCGCTGCCGACCGACCGCGTGCGCCCGCCGTCCGAGAAGGACCTGTTCCTCTACGGCCGCACCGCGTCGGACACCAGCAGGCCGACATCCGGCGGGGCAGCCGAGGTTGCCAAGCAGGATTTCACCGGCTCTTATGGCTACGTGATGGACTGA
- a CDS encoding OmpA family protein, with protein sequence MKRLGAAACGLCLLTACAGVGNDPVRGQFWDEAGSITDNGDFGNATMTNSQVMKNHDAYVLNLGKRFAAEVPSMVTFAFNSAQLDTNARAILAEQANWIRQFPEVRFRVYGHTDLVGSAAYNKRLGMARAQAVVAYLASQGISRSRLEAVVSYGETQPLIPTDNRERQNRRTVTEVSGFVKGRGQVLDGQYAAVIYREYIRSAQPVSTLDQANAPGGS encoded by the coding sequence ATGAAACGACTTGGCGCAGCCGCCTGCGGCCTCTGCCTGCTCACCGCCTGTGCCGGGGTCGGCAACGACCCGGTGCGCGGCCAGTTCTGGGACGAGGCCGGCTCGATCACCGACAACGGTGATTTCGGCAACGCCACGATGACCAACTCGCAGGTCATGAAGAACCATGACGCCTATGTCCTGAACCTGGGCAAGCGGTTCGCGGCCGAGGTGCCGTCGATGGTGACCTTCGCCTTCAACAGCGCTCAGCTCGATACGAACGCGCGGGCCATCCTGGCCGAGCAGGCCAACTGGATCCGGCAGTTCCCCGAGGTGCGCTTCCGCGTCTACGGTCACACCGACCTCGTCGGTTCGGCGGCCTACAACAAGCGGCTCGGCATGGCGCGGGCGCAGGCGGTGGTGGCCTATCTCGCGTCGCAGGGGATTTCCCGCAGTCGCCTCGAGGCGGTCGTCTCCTACGGGGAAACCCAGCCGCTGATTCCCACCGACAACCGCGAGCGCCAGAACCGGCGCACGGTGACCGAGGTTTCGGGCTTCGTGAAAGGCCGGGGCCAGGTGCTCGACGGCCAGTATGCCGCCGTCATCTATCGCGAATACATCCGCAGTGCGCAGCCGGTCTCGACACTTGACCAGGCGAACGCTCCGGGCGGCTCCTGA
- a CDS encoding AAA family ATPase: MTSTTALHNDPSPIVACTVSRNVQNFDLLIEDMEDLLGEGWGDLGFGEALAFLNQPDARMLEFIALAIDEDDEQAIGLLSEVISAAKARDIKVVLIAEDVTPAALHQLLRRGADEFVPYPLPEGELRAAVDRLRRLSAPAEEPTKAKEGVRLSGGGDGVLIAVQGLSGGCGATTLAVNLAWELANVGKDKAPRVCLLDFDLQFGSVATYLDLPRREAVLELLGDTEAMDGDSFGQALVTYGEKLHVLTSPADVIPMDLLTPQDIKAVLNVAREHFDYVIVDMPRTLVQWTETVLLEAQVYFAMLELDMRSAQNALRLKRALLAEELPFDKIRFALNRAPKFTDLQGKSRAKRMAESLGISLTLQLSDGGKPVALSGDHGVPMAEQAPKNPLRKELVKLASELHAIGLTEAQAA, translated from the coding sequence ATGACGAGCACGACAGCGCTGCACAATGATCCCAGTCCCATCGTGGCCTGCACGGTCAGCCGGAACGTGCAGAACTTCGACCTTCTCATCGAGGACATGGAGGATCTGCTGGGCGAGGGCTGGGGTGACCTCGGCTTCGGCGAGGCGCTGGCCTTTCTCAACCAGCCCGATGCCCGGATGCTGGAGTTCATCGCGCTTGCCATCGACGAGGACGACGAACAGGCGATCGGGCTTCTGTCCGAAGTGATCTCGGCTGCCAAGGCGCGCGACATCAAGGTCGTGCTGATCGCAGAGGATGTCACACCCGCCGCGTTGCACCAGCTTCTTCGGCGCGGTGCCGACGAATTCGTCCCCTACCCGCTGCCCGAAGGAGAGTTGCGTGCCGCCGTCGACCGGCTGCGCCGGCTCTCCGCTCCGGCCGAAGAGCCCACGAAGGCAAAAGAGGGCGTGCGGCTTTCGGGTGGCGGCGACGGCGTGCTGATCGCGGTGCAAGGCCTGTCGGGCGGCTGCGGGGCGACGACCCTCGCGGTCAACCTCGCGTGGGAGCTTGCCAATGTCGGCAAGGACAAGGCGCCCCGCGTCTGCCTGCTCGATTTCGACCTGCAGTTCGGCTCGGTCGCGACCTATCTCGACCTGCCCCGCCGCGAGGCGGTCCTTGAGCTTCTGGGCGACACCGAGGCGATGGACGGCGACAGCTTCGGGCAGGCGCTGGTGACCTACGGCGAGAAGCTGCACGTGCTGACCTCCCCCGCCGACGTGATCCCGATGGACCTGCTGACTCCGCAGGACATCAAGGCCGTGCTGAACGTGGCACGCGAACACTTCGACTACGTCATCGTCGACATGCCCAGGACGCTGGTGCAATGGACCGAGACCGTCCTGCTCGAGGCGCAGGTCTACTTCGCGATGCTCGAGTTGGACATGCGGTCGGCGCAGAACGCGCTGCGGCTCAAGCGCGCGCTGCTGGCCGAAGAGCTGCCCTTCGACAAGATCCGCTTCGCCCTCAACCGCGCGCCGAAGTTCACCGACCTGCAGGGCAAGAGCCGTGCCAAGCGGATGGCCGAGAGCCTCGGCATTTCCCTGACGCTGCAGCTGTCCGACGGCGGCAAGCCGGTGGCGCTGTCGGGCGACCACGGCGTTCCGATGGCCGAGCAGGCGCCGAAGAACCCGCTGCGGAAGGAGCTCGTCAAGCTGGCCTCCGAGTTGCACGCGATCGGTCTGACCGAAGCCCAAGCCGCCTGA
- a CDS encoding CpaF family protein, which yields MFSRYKKPSAKDATPVAAAVTEAPRPEAAPKPASMRKPKPVRPAEAVPQDKERKRKERLGEIKLELHRALLDNLNLAAIDQASERELRDEISAIVAETLQEKGVVLNREERTTLNQELYDEVKGLGPLETLLQDDTVSDILVNGPHQIFVERSGKLQMSDVVFKDERHLMRIIDKIVSAVGRRVDESNPYVDARLADGSRFNAMVPPIAVDGSLVSIRKFKKDKLSIDDLIQFGAFTEEMAVYLQAAVATRLNVIVSGGTGSGKTTTLNALSSFIDDSERILTIEDTAELQLQQTHVGRMESRPPNVEGKGAVTPRDCLKNALRMRPDRIIVGETRGEEVIDMLQAMNTGHDGSMTTIHANNPRDGISRMENMIAMSGVEMPLKAMRSQISSAVNLIVQASRLQDGSRRMTSITEITGMEGDVISMQEIFRFQRVGLTPENKIIGHFTATGVRSHFSERFKMWGFDIPPSIYEPFRPE from the coding sequence ATGTTCTCCCGCTACAAGAAACCCTCGGCGAAAGACGCAACACCGGTCGCCGCAGCCGTGACCGAGGCGCCCCGGCCCGAGGCCGCGCCGAAACCCGCCAGCATGCGCAAGCCCAAGCCGGTGCGCCCCGCCGAGGCTGTGCCGCAGGACAAGGAGCGCAAACGCAAGGAGCGTCTCGGCGAAATCAAGCTCGAGCTTCACCGGGCGCTTCTCGACAACCTCAACCTTGCCGCCATCGACCAGGCCAGCGAGCGCGAGCTGCGCGACGAGATCAGCGCCATCGTCGCCGAGACGCTGCAGGAAAAGGGCGTGGTGCTGAACCGAGAGGAGCGCACCACCCTCAACCAGGAGCTCTACGACGAGGTGAAGGGCCTCGGCCCGCTCGAAACGCTGCTGCAGGACGACACGGTGTCGGATATCCTGGTCAACGGCCCGCACCAGATCTTCGTGGAACGCTCGGGCAAGCTGCAGATGTCGGACGTGGTGTTCAAGGACGAACGCCACCTCATGCGGATCATCGACAAGATCGTCTCGGCCGTGGGTCGTCGGGTCGACGAATCCAATCCATACGTCGACGCCCGCCTTGCCGACGGCTCGCGCTTCAACGCCATGGTGCCGCCGATCGCGGTCGACGGCTCGCTCGTCTCGATCCGGAAGTTCAAGAAGGACAAGCTGTCGATCGACGACCTGATCCAGTTCGGCGCCTTCACCGAGGAAATGGCCGTCTACCTGCAGGCCGCCGTCGCCACCCGGCTCAACGTGATCGTCTCGGGCGGCACCGGCTCGGGCAAGACGACCACGCTCAATGCGCTGTCGTCCTTCATCGACGACAGCGAACGCATCCTGACCATCGAGGACACGGCGGAACTTCAACTGCAGCAGACCCATGTCGGCCGGATGGAAAGCCGCCCGCCCAACGTCGAGGGCAAGGGTGCCGTCACCCCGCGCGACTGTCTCAAGAACGCGCTGCGGATGCGCCCCGACCGGATCATCGTCGGCGAGACCCGCGGCGAAGAGGTCATCGACATGTTGCAGGCCATGAACACCGGCCACGACGGCTCGATGACCACGATCCACGCCAACAACCCGCGCGACGGCATCAGCCGGATGGAGAACATGATCGCCATGTCCGGTGTCGAGATGCCGCTCAAGGCGATGCGCAGCCAGATTTCCTCGGCGGTGAACCTCATCGTGCAGGCCAGCCGTCTGCAGGACGGCTCGCGCCGGATGACCTCGATCACCGAGATCACCGGCATGGAGGGCGACGTCATCTCGATGCAGGAGATCTTCCGCTTCCAGCGCGTCGGCCTCACCCCCGAGAACAAGATCATCGGGCATTTCACCGCGACCGGCGTGCGCAGCCACTTCTCGGAGCGCTTCAAGATGTGGGGCTTCGACATCCCGCCGTCGATCTACGAACCCTTCCGCCCGGAGTAA